The genome window GTTTACGGCGACAGGACTGACCACGCCTCCGTCCACATATGTATTATTGCCAATCTGAACAGGCTGGAACACCCCCGGCACCGCGCAGCTCGCCCGCACCGCCCAGCCGGTATTGCCGGTCGCGAAAACCATCTCTTCCCCGGAACGAATGTCTGTGGCGATCACCCTCAACGGAATGCGCATTTTTTCCAGCGGAATTTTGTTTACGGTCTTATTGACAAAAGTCTCCAGCTTATACCCCCGAACAAACCCGTTATCCGGCAAGATATAATCGATCACATCGTCTTTCTGCAGATTCATGGCCATTGTCTGCATTTGAAACGCATTGAACCCCGCCGCGTAAATACTCCCGACCAAACTCCCCACGCTCGTTCCGACAATGATGTCTATCGGCACTTGATGGGATTCGAGCACCTTAAGTACGCCTATATGTGCAAATCCACGTGCGGCCCCGGCGCCCAGCACAACGGCGATCCTGGCGGGCTTTTGGGGAGACGGCGACGGAACTATCTCCCGGGAGGCGCAGGAGACAAGCAGTAAAAGACCGACCGCGGCACAAAAACATGCCACTTTTTGCAAATAGACTGAATTGTTATTCATTATCGCCTAATCCAAGTCCAGCATCGGCTCTTCATCCTCTTCGGTCTCCGGTTCCGCATCGTCTGGTTCCTCACCGTTTTCCCGTTCCTCTTCCCGTTCGGCGCGGGCCACGCCGACCAGTTTTTCCGTTTCATCGATGTCGATCAGCCGCACCCCTTGCGTGCTGCGGTGGATAACCCTTACCTCTTCGGCGCTCATGCGAATGATCCGTCCGGAATCGCTGATTAACATAATGTCTTCGCTACCGGAAATCTGCAGTATTCCCGACACATTACCAGTTTTTACAGAGGTCTTGAGATTGATTGTTCCCTTGCCTCCCCGGGCTTGCAGGCGGTACTCGCCAATCTCCGTTCTTTTTCCATACCCGTTCTCGGAGACTGTCAGGATGGTGTTGCCCTCGGTCGGAATCTCCATCCCCACCACCTGATCATCGCGATTCATGGTGATGCCTCTGACCCCGCGAGCGGTCCGGCCCATATCCCGAACATCATCCTCACTGAAGCGGATCGACTTTCCCTGCTTGGTTCCTAGAAAAATGTCCTGTTTGCCGAGGGTAACCTGGACCCCAATCAAATCATCGTCCGGATCAACGGAAATGGCGATAATGCCCCCGACCCGCGGGTTGGAAAATTTGGAAAGCTCCGTCTTTTTTATGGTTCCCTTTCTGGTCACCATAACGACCGACCGGTCGCCTGTAAACTCGCGCACAGAAAGAACGGCAGCGACCTTCTCTTCCTTGGCAATATTGATAAGATTTACAATCGCCTTCCCCCGCGTGGCCCTTCCCCCCTGGGGAATCTGATATACCTTCAGCCAGTACAGACGGCCCCTATTGGTAAAGATCAAAACATAGTGATGAGTTGAGGCTATAAATATCCGCTCTACAAAATCCTCCTCCTTAGTTC of Syntrophales bacterium contains these proteins:
- a CDS encoding patatin-like phospholipase family protein, encoding MNNNSVYLQKVACFCAAVGLLLLVSCASREIVPSPSPQKPARIAVVLGAGAARGFAHIGVLKVLESHQVPIDIIVGTSVGSLVGSIYAAGFNAFQMQTMAMNLQKDDVIDYILPDNGFVRGYKLETFVNKTVNKIPLEKMRIPLRVIATDIRSGEEMVFATGNTGWAVRASCAVPGVFQPVQIGNNTYVDGGVVSPVAVNAARQAGADVVIAVDISTRAGVSVPQGTVDTILQAIDIMHARISDIQLKNADVIIRPKIGHIGATDFEKRYEAILEGEKAASLAMPQIQQIIARFRQEGRLAN